The DNA region TTGAAGGTGCACATGTGTGTGTCTTCAGATACAAAATCTGTGAATATTTTACAACTTAGCTGCATTTTAACTAATTTATCctcattattttttgttaacCTGAAAGACTCAAAGGGACTAGATTATCTTGaaagccccttccagcccaaataTCCTCTGATTCTATGACTGAGCTACTTTTCTCATGCTGTAGGTGATGAGAAAATCACATGAAGCTCGTCAGAAGTTGCTTCGTCTCGGAATCTTTAGACAGGTGGATGTTCTGATTGATACCTGCCAAGGTGTGTATTCTCTCATTTATCCTCacctttattttcatatattcatACATGTAATATATATTTCCCTGTGTAATAGGTTGGACATTTTTTGTGTGCGTAACTTAGTCTTGTATacctttatatatattttagatgAACAGGTGGTGTGCTGTGGATACAGATGTATCTACATCAGTTATCCCTATGAAGGAAATCTATTTGCATGTGTTTGCATATATGTGTATGTCCATGCGTGAATTTTCAGCACTTATAATAATTACAGTAGGATTTCCTTAATCCACAGTTTCAAGgaacatgtgagggaaagcTTGAAAATTTGTCCTGTACTTGTATTGCACATCAAATTGACATGAAATGATTAAAGCCAGTAATCCTATGATTGTGTCAAATTCTGCACTCACATCCAAACATCCTTTAACATCCTTTTCTCAAGCTATTTCCCTTTGTAGCATGGACTTTTATTATGCCTTAACTCAGTTTTCAAATAATTCAAGTAACCTTCTgtctgcaatttttaaaatatctctttaGAGATAACATGcacttcatttatttctttaggaGATGATGCCCTTCCAAATGGTTTAGATGTGACCTTTGAGGTAACAGAATTGAGAAGGTTAACTGGGAGCTATAACACCATGGTTGGCAACAATGAAGGCAGCATGGTATggattatttcaaattatttgtaaGGCCTTTTGATATTCCTCTTACTTTCAGTTTCAAGCTTAGCAAGGAATTTGGTGATCCAGTCTTAATCCAGCCTTACTAAGACTTTGTCAGGCCTTTGTGCCAGGCTTTTATTCAGCAAAAGCCTATTTTGAGCTGGGGGACAATGCTCAGCATATTAGTTTTTTAATTGTTGAAACTTCgtgaattattttttgctaCTGTTTAAGATGTTTCATCTAGTGGAGAGATTAGTAAGGAATTTGGCATTGTGTTTCTATGAGATATactttaagtatttttcttctctgtcaaAATGCTTTATATTTGACTTAGaaatgtttcttgtttttctcttttagccTGGTATCAATTATTCTGGGCTGTAGGTTTTCATGAATTCTACTAACTTTGGAATTTGTTTTCATATGACTCAATTAAGGATGCATCAGATTAAAATCTTGCGTGAACAATATTTACCAATTGCCCCGGGAAGATTCACattcactgctgctctgtgaaTGTGCTTTTACCAGAAGTGCTGCTGTGAGAAGGTTGTGCTTTCAGGTGCTCATCCTGCACCCTTTTTGCCTTCTCACTtgcacagggcagctgtgcctggggctggtTGATAAGCCAGATCAAAGGGCTCATCCTTTTCCTCTTAGGGGTATTTTTAACCTGGATAAGATCCCGCATGACTCAGGTGATGGTGTTTTGCATGTGCAAGCAGAGTTGGAACTGGGTGAGTTGAGAGCTGCTTATGCAGCTTCACTGCCAGGAGCCAGGTCCAGGCTGTTGTGGCCTGAAGGAAACCAGCAGGGAATCCTACCTGTTGCTTCcagtgctgctcagagctgacTGAAAGCTGcttgtgtttctctttttgtgCTCAGCTTCCTCTTCTGTTTGATTTTATCACAGAGAAGTAAAACTTGTGAACACTCTAAAAGCATGACTTGTATACACTGATATTGGCAACCCAGATTATGTTTCCTTAAGAGTTGAATAGATTTATTCTAATCCCTTAAATTCAGCTGAGGCTTATACATCTAGTACTTCATACTAAAAAACTTTTCTCTTTATGTCATAATAACCATCATTACAAAACTACTGGTTTGCTTCCAACAGCTTCAGACAAAGACAGTCAGGATTCTGGAGTTTTTTGATATTCTTTTCCAATAAAACACACAACAATAGTACAGTGGTAGTGTCTGTGTTGGGAGGAAACTTGCTCCATCTTTTCTGCCAGAGGGCCAAGAGCTGCCTGAAGGATGCAAAGAATTTTTGTTGGAATAGGCAAAACTGTTTCAGTAGTTTCTGGAGAATTGTAGAATTGTGTTGTGCTGCCATCAGGTCCGGTTGCTCAAAACAAAACTTGCTCAAAGCAAAACTACAGGGAAGTGGCTCCATAGTGATAATTTTCCCTTGCCTTGGTTTTGATTAACTCTCCCTGACAGGAGTTTTTCCTGAGGATCAGTGGGAGAGTCTGCAGTTGCAGAGCAGCTATTTGTTGTACCAAAGATTTGTTCTCCAGGGCTTTGAGGCAGGCTTGGAGATTTTGCTGGAAGTAACATCAGTACTGATGGCTCAGTGAGAGTGCAGATGAAGTCAGCAGCTACTAAACAGCATTAACGGTTGGATGTTTTGATTGTAACTTGCACTGTTGGCTTTTGCTGCCAGTGCagagagaaaactgagaaaaaaccCATATTCAGttacaagtatttttaaataccttaaTTTCTAATTCTCATGTTGTCTCTGTCATCTGGATATGATTAAGATGCAAGACAGCAAACAATATAAAATGTTATGATGTGGGGAGGTTCTTTTTTGTTGGTCTagtgtttgggggttttttaaatttattttctgtaggtGCTTGGGCTCAAGTTCCCAAATCTCCTTGGACGTGCAGAAAAGGTTACCTTCCAGTTCTCCTATGGAACAAAGGAAACTTCATATGGCCTGTCCTTCTTCAAGCCACGGCCTGGAAACTTTGAAAGAAAGTAGGGGATGCATTTTTCACTACTTCTTTTTTTAGTGAAGGAATATAAAACAATTAATAAGATCTTTCATTGagtaaaaattacatttattcttTCCTGAGAGTCTGGTAATGATGTAGCAGAGCTGGTTTCTTAAATTTTTGTAGTTATTCAGAGCTGTACCTTAAATAGTTTCCCTTTCAAACCTACCAGTAATgttgtgtttcagtttttcagttaaTGTATACAAAGTAACTGGACAGTTCCCGTGGAGCTCTCTTCGAGAAACAGACAGAGGAATATCAGCAGAATTTAATGTGAGTGTAGCACGACTATAACGCATGcttcatttacatttcagttgggcttttgaaaatatttggtttaCTTTTTGAATAATTGAATCATTCATGCACAGGGCTGACTTGTCTTTATTTAAAAGAGGTCAGTGATTTGAAAATGACAGAGATCATGCgtcttagatttttttgttacaaTTCAGTCTCATTTTGGCCATATAAAAATGCcaatatgtttttcttcttttttttttaattatcatttCAAAGAGGTAGCTGACTGCCTAGTCTACTGTATTAGCCCAATTcaagatatttttcatttggaatgGATTAATTAGTGTGCATCTAACTCTCTTGGCTGGAGCAGAATTAGCATaactctgaaatggaaaaaagtttctctgtgtttcaaGACGTTTGGGAAGAAAGCCATAGActcaaatataaaaaatatttcttttaattttgtaacAATTGTTTTCATTACTTTCTCAATTCTTTAATGTAGTTTCCCATCTGGAAGACCAATCACACACTGAAGTGGGAAGGTGTGTGGAGAGAGCTTGGCTGCCTTGCTAGGACAGCATCCTTTTCTGTTCGAGAGGAAAGTGGACATTCTCTAAAATCATCTCTCTCTGTAAGGCtttttaattataatattttaaaaacaaagtgtCTTTGAGTCATCTCATACTTAGGAGTGATTCCAAAGGAGCTTTTTGTCTTTAGAGGGAATGTGTATTCCTTCAGACATCTTTTGCTGTGTCTGCTCATTGCCATGGAGTAATCCAGGAGGCCCAAAGGGAGAACAGGGAATCATAGTTGACTGTTAGACTTTGGCTTGTTGTCCCTCTGTCTCACCTGCCATCTCTTTTTGCAGAATTGCTTTGCTTTGTAGCAGACAGGAAGAGTAAATTTCCTCACCCTAAGCCTTTTGTAAACATTCTCCCCTATGCCAACTTCTGGTCACTTGCCATCTTTCACTTACAAACTGTAGGAGATAAGCTCTTTGCAGATTGGTGGGTTGCAGttgggctgctgctctgtttctggtGCATGCCATGGGCAGAAAATATGCATTTCATGTGGCCTGTAAATGTCAAACAAAACCAGTCTGTAGGGATATTGTTCACAAATGCACATAGCTACACTAATCTTAGCTGGAGCTGTACTTGTCTTCCACTGTTTGCACACTTTTGGAAGGAAGATAATGGTGTCACTCCAAGGCATTCAACAGGTATGAGAACCTaacccaaatttttttttattcttttcagcATGCCATGGTAATTGATTCCCGGAACTCCTCAATCTTGCCAAAACGAGGTGCTTTGCTGAAAATTAATCAGGtagctttaaataatttgtgctaTTATTGGGGTTTATCTGTGTGTTCAAATAAGTCTTAATTTATCTAATTGATGTTCATATTAAAAACGTTTAAAGTTAGGAATTAATCTAAAATTGACTAGGAGGCAATGCAGACTGGTAATTACCTTTTCTCTTTATCCAGTGTGCCTTTTAAAGTCATGAAACTTTTTTTATGGtggaaaattttcatttgtatgCCATTAGTAAAAGAGCACAGCCTCTCCATCagcattaaattatttattagctGAGAGACACTCTCCCTGGCAGTATTTGCACTACACTTTCAGTAGTTAGTTAATTAGcccttctttttttaacacTGTCATGCACAGATTGCCAGGCTGTAGTCCTGTTGCTACTTACATAATTTCTAAGTCTGAGAGTTAAAAATGAAAGACTGGGTAAAAATAACTCTCCAAGGCATATGCATGTATCATTTTGGTTGAGAAAATGCTTTCCCTCATGTTACAATTAGAGCCTTTCTAAAAGTTGGCTTTTCTGCTGTATGGGTAATACTTCAGAAGTATTAATTTCTCTAATGCGGCAGATTAGAGGCAGATTTGAAATGCCACTGGAACTAAAAGTAAGCAGCAGTGTACTGTTGTGAGTGAGAGAAGTGGTTGTAAGTCAGGATTTAGGTACTGTGTCATTTATTAGATCCTGCCTCTAACACTTAAGTTCAGTCACTTCATAAGAGCTGAAAATAACAAATTGTGTCATGTCCTTCTTCACCACATGAAATCTTCTCAGATCTAGGAAAATACAGTCTTGATTTTGCATGCTGCATTTTCCAGCTCCATTCTATCTTGCCTTCATTTACAAGATGTCTTGGAAAGCAATAGTGTGCTTTAatatttggagaagaaaaaaaattgcagctcATTATTCTGAGGCTCAGAGGTTCATGCATGGCTCAGTCCAAAAATCAGCTGCTTTACCATGCcaatgtttctgtatttcttgtAAAGAAAAACACTGCCTGTGCTGATGCAGACATGCTGAACTTCTAGAGGAAACAAACATATAATATCTGTTGCAACTTCCAtaaatttttgtctttgcaggAGTTGGCTGGCTATGCAGGTGGAGATGTGAGCTTTCTGAAAGAGGATTTTGAATTTCAGTTGAATAAGCAACTTCTCTGGGATTCGGTAAAcgttttaaagatattttagtaATTGACTTGAGGTTTTTCTGGGGCTATTAAACCTATGTCTTATGATTATTTTCCACTATGGATTAGGAAAAAGATTCTGAAAAATGGCTGGATTAGATCACCTGATtctgttttctggaaaatggactatctgtatttttaactaTATGTTCCTGCTGTGCACAATCACTTGAAAAGTGGTAACTTTGGAGAGAACTTGTTTCACAGTTAACCATAAGAATGATTTTCCTTCCAGAAGTGATGTTGGCCGTGTCTGTTCTTTGTGGTCTTCCTTAGGAGGGATTTTTCAAAAACCTTGGAAGTTTTTGAAAAACTTCAAAAGTTTGAAACCTTCATGAACATTCTGTATAATCTtggtttaatttcctttttaattgaaatgttGAATATATAACTATTCATCTTGGTATTGTAGCATGTAATTGTTTCTTGTGTACGAgattattgggaaaaaatgggaaggCTGATTTCAACAGCATTGATTTATTATTAGGTGGAAGTAGGATTTTGaattgaaatactgaaaaactgaaataagaaTTTCAACATATCCCAGGAATATTTCTAACTGAATTTAGAAAGAAGTTTTTTATCATATGGAGATAGTGCAATAAATTCTTCTCAAAACTGAATGTGGAATTAAACAGCAACTTGCACTATGAAGATTGAAAAGTCAGGGGTTACAATAATTTCTATCCCAAAGGTATTGACAATAGATGTTAGTGTCTATCAGTAATACTTCTACCTGGCACATAGGCAGCAAGCAAATGATTAAATCTATTTATTTCAGTGACTTGAAttgcaaaaattactttttatagATAAAGAGTAACTCTGTGTTAATTTGATGTCAGTATAGTGAGTTGCAAAAGGTGATTTCATGTAATTATAAGGTTAATTTATAATTGTACTTTTTTGGCAGCTGCTTGTTGGACTTAGTCTCCTGTGGGTTTCAAATTGCCAGGAATAATTGATACCAGCAATGTTGTCTTAATTCAAGACATGAAAATTCTCAAGACAAGAGGTGCTGGATGAAGTTGAGTGCTCTGTTAAGCTGTTGTTGAAGTAGCATTTGGTTCAAATGTGCTATATTGACATGTTCAAGGCACAGCACTGCATAAAAGAAAGAGGGCAGCAGCCATCAAGAGTTTCCTGAAAATCCTCTTGCAAATCTGACGTACAGGGTGTGATATCCACAGGATGTGAGCAGCTGTAACTCTGGGAGACTGATGGGAGCTCTGCCTGTGGAATAAGTACTAATAAACaacttgtttttctctccaaagGTTGTATCAGCATCATTCTGGGGTGGAATGCTGGTACCTATTGGAGACAAGCCATCCAGTATAGCTGACAGGCaagctttttaaatgtttgggtttttttttccagtcaacAGAGGTATTGTACATAGAAGACTCTGTATAAGAGAAAAAGACTAGTAGGTCTAAggagaataaaatatttgtagttAGCTGTAATTGCATGTTCATACTCAAGCCATTTTCATGTTGGGCTAGTAAAAATTTATAATTTGCTGTGTAGTAGCTCTGCCTGCCCATATTTATGGTTGCAAAATGGTATTTACCACCTGCAAAATTCTGTAATGGGCATAGGTTTATTCAGACACAAAGCCATATTGTGACTCTGTTTAGTCTGTAGACAATTTTGCCTCCTTATGCTGGTGTTTAAAGATCACATTACTAAACCTGTTGCAAAGTCACCTTTAAGTGAAGCATTACATTAAGTTTATCTGTATTCACTAGGTTTTACCTTGGTGGACCAACAAGTGTGCGTGGATTCAGTATGTACAGCATTGGACCCCAGAGTGAAGGTCTGACGCTTTTAAACCCGCCTCCTCTGTAAATGTCTGTGCATCACAGAGAGTCCTTAAACTTTGTATAACCTGAAAATAATTACCCTCATTCTCTACTTTTGAGACGTGCTATGGCTTTGATATGCTGTTACAGATCAGTTCACAATGGGATAAAGCCAGATAGTTCTTAGTTAAGCTGTGATTAATTACTCATTATATAAATAAACCATGTCTGTGTTCAAACTTGCACACTTCCAGTATGTCATTTTAATTAGTAAGCAACCTTCAAGCTGGAAAAGTTTCCAAAACATGGTTATAGCAACAGTTTGTTTGATACAGCCTATGTTCAGGTAGCTTAGGGGAAAGACAATCTGCTCAGCAGAGTGTTTGGAGTGGCAGGAGCTTCCTCAGTTCTATTCCTTACTCTGCTGTTATCAGTGGAATCAATATCCAGTCTGTTTTGAAGTTAATAGTTCAATTGTATCAAGTGCCCATTTTTATTACCAAGGGAAGTGTTGAAGAGGTGGTCAGGAGGTAATTCTGATGAACTGCCATGTCTCAGGCTGTTCTgatgagggaaggaagaaaaatgcacttCCCTTGGAAGGTTTAAAGAAATGTGGAAGTTCTAATTTTTCAAACTAATAATGGTGAGTTTGGAGCGAGTTGGAAGCAAATGGGAACGGTTGTAAAGGGTAGAAGTGGAATATAAACTTATGGAATGTAAAACAACTTATGGATGTGTTTTTGTACCTTTGACAAGTGATTCCTTTAATATGTTCCACAGTAAATGCCTTTATTCCAACATTTTGCCCAAACAGGTGATTATTTGGGAGGAGAAGCCTACTGGGCTGGAGGGGTGCATCTCTACACCCCTCTCCCTTTCCATCCGGGCCGTGGAGGGTTTGGAGACCTTTTTCGAACACATTTCTTCCTTAATGCTGGAAATCTCTGCAATCTCAACTATGGTAAGACTCAACAGAATAAAACAACACTCTTCTCTtcatataaaagcaaaaaggagAGTTGTTCTGTGTGTGTTCACTCAGAAGCACTTTGTTTACTGCACATATTTTGGTGCCTGTCAAAAACCTGCTGCTTTTAGCTTATATATTTGACAGATTCCCAGTAGTTTGTTTAGCTCTCTCCATAATTTCCACCACAACTTGTAGGAAAGAGAGCCAGGAGGGTAATGGTAGTGTCTATGAACAGGTGATGTTTGCAGACCAGTGTGTAACTAACACTTACTATCTTACACAATTCTGAAGGGAGAATGAAAGAATGTTTTAGTGGGGTTCTGGTGTTTACTGGGATGAGCTAAAGAAAAAGTGGTGGCATTAGATGAGGGTGTGGTAGCTGATGGGACTCCTTTTCCTCCCATCCCTAACTCTATTCAGGATACATTTCAGTGTATTAATATATGACTTTTCAATATTATTTCAGTCAGTTTTAGAATATAGTGATATTTGATGTCTGCCTCACTTGGTGTAAGAAAGGTGACATCCATATGGGAGGGAGATACTTCAATCAACTTAAAAATAGTAGAGACCCACTAAATCATAGAATAGGgtctcagaatggtttgggttgaaagggaccttaaagtttAGCTTGTTCTcctgcctgccatgggcagggacaccttccactatcccaggttccTGCAAgccagcctggtcttggacagTTTCAGGGATgggccagccacagcttctctgggcaacctgtgccagggcctcagcaccctcacagggaagaatttctgtctcatatccaatctaaacctgctctctaTCAGTgtgaaaccattcccccttgttctgtcactccaggctcttgtcagtagtctctctccatctttcctgtgggctcccttcaggtactggaagagAGCAGTAAAGACATTGAAGTCTTTAATactcatttcctttttcttgctAGTGGGTGCCCTATAGTAGACATAGAGATCAACCAACAATCCAAGTGAAATCACAGTATTTGTATTCTAGTTCTGCTCTCTTGCTGTGCTGCTCATCCCTTGGTGTTTGACTGCAGGTGACGGTCCCAGGGCGCACCTGCAGAGACTGGCAGAGTGCATCCGCTGGTCCTACGGTGCGGGAATAGTGCTGCGCCTGGGAAACATCGCCAGGCTTGAGCTCAACTACTGCTTCCCCATGGGAGTACAGGCTGGAGACAGGTTGGTTTGCTACACCAGTTTCTTTTGCTGTCTGCTTTCTCAGAGAGAGTTGTGCcttgtggttttgtttagtCCATACCAACAGAGACATctcagtgctgctttcccagcccgCTTTATTCACCTGGGTTTCACAGCTCAGTTAAGACTTTGCTTCCCAAGTGCCACAGTTCATTTACCTTGAGAGCAGCTGTTGAAATATGCAAATAGCTGTGCAGCAGCTTCATTTCTCGTGGAGAAGTGATCACTCAAACAGCTTGTGGGGTGTTCTCAAGGCTTCTAAACCCAAATGACTGGATAAATACCTCAGTTGCTGTCTTTGATAAATACCTAGTTTAATGGCTTtgcttgaaaaatgaaaacaagtttatagataaagagaaaagaagaacaaaTTCATTTGTTAGCAACCAATTATCCTGCATCAAGTAAATATTATAATACACAACAAAAAGCTTCAGGAGACCTGTTCTTATCCGGGAGTATTGTGTGAGATATCCAGTCTTTCATACAGGAGCAGGATTGTTTCTGTGGGCAATGTGAATGTATAATAGCAATTTCAAAATTATGGGCTTTATTTGGAAATGTAAATGCTCCATATGGATGACAGATTgccaaaacatttattttaaaaaacctttgtCAGCTAATTTGGGGATGGGGAGAATTGATTTTCAAGTAATTAGTAATTTATATATCATATTGtttattgtttgtttcttttcaggaTATGTGATGGTGTTCAGTTTGGAGCAGGAATAAGATTTctataatacagaaatatttttcatcacGGAATGAAATTGTGCTTTGGAGATGAAATCAAGACTATAACATAAATCAAAATggtcctttttccttgaaatGCAGATACACAGCTGAGTGATTAACATTTTGGACTCCAcaagaaattacattaaataattATGCTCTAAAGGTTCATTGTACCTCTGATTCTTATCAAAGATGGGAGAGTCTTTGTAGGAGTCTTATCTTACAGCttttagttgttgttttttacTTGAAGTATTAGAGTTCTGTCAGATACTGGTTCTTGGATATGGTTCATATCATTAGAGTTTTATTGGTCTGCACAgccttccctcctccagccACAAGTCCTTGAAAAAGCTGTTACAAGTCAAAAGTGATACCATTTTAATGGTTCtaaattaatcaaaatattctgatttgAATATGTTTCACTGTTATAAATCACCTGTTTAAATGCCTAAAATCTGAATTGCATACTGTGAAAATTCAAGTCATCTGTCTAGCATAGTAAGTactaaaattataattttaaaaggttcaaAGCTCTAAACTTTGAGTGTTTTAATGCTCTCAGCAAAGCTGTTGatttttgtagctttttgtAGCAGTTGCAAAACGTG from Vidua chalybeata isolate OUT-0048 chromosome 5, bVidCha1 merged haplotype, whole genome shotgun sequence includes:
- the SAMM50 gene encoding sorting and assembly machinery component 50 homolog, whose protein sequence is MGTVHARSLEPLPMAGPDFGALGEEAELVEVEPESKQDILENKDVVVQHVHFDGLGRTKDDIIMYEISDVFKAKNLIDVMRKSHEARQKLLRLGIFRQVDVLIDTCQGDDALPNGLDVTFEVTELRRLTGSYNTMVGNNEGSMVLGLKFPNLLGRAEKVTFQFSYGTKETSYGLSFFKPRPGNFERNFSVNVYKVTGQFPWSSLRETDRGISAEFNFPIWKTNHTLKWEGVWRELGCLARTASFSVREESGHSLKSSLSHAMVIDSRNSSILPKRGALLKINQELAGYAGGDVSFLKEDFEFQLNKQLLWDSVVSASFWGGMLVPIGDKPSSIADRFYLGGPTSVRGFSMYSIGPQSEGDYLGGEAYWAGGVHLYTPLPFHPGRGGFGDLFRTHFFLNAGNLCNLNYGDGPRAHLQRLAECIRWSYGAGIVLRLGNIARLELNYCFPMGVQAGDRICDGVQFGAGIRFL